Proteins encoded together in one Oxalobacteraceae sp. CFBP 8761 window:
- the pdxJ gene encoding pyridoxine 5'-phosphate synthase translates to MSFLQPVGQVIDLGVNIDHIATVRNARGTTYPDPLRGALLAEQAGADLITLHLREDRRHIRDADVIALRPLLATRMNLEAAVTREMIDFACRVKPQDVCLVPERREEVTTEGGLDVVRYYNEVEAAVKQLKDEGIRVSLFIDADARQIEAAAAVGATVIELHTGRYAEATPDEVAHELERIRFGAREGVQRGLRVNAGHGLHYTNVQPIAAIKDLHELNIGHAIVGHALFVGFENAVREMKAIMVAARLGTAYTSGTEPA, encoded by the coding sequence ATGAGCTTCCTGCAACCCGTTGGCCAGGTGATCGACCTGGGCGTGAACATCGACCACATCGCCACCGTGCGCAATGCGCGCGGCACGACTTATCCCGATCCTCTACGCGGCGCGCTGCTGGCCGAGCAGGCTGGCGCCGACCTGATCACGCTGCATCTGCGTGAAGATCGCCGCCACATCCGCGACGCCGACGTGATCGCATTGCGCCCGCTGCTGGCCACCCGCATGAACCTGGAAGCGGCCGTCACGCGCGAGATGATCGATTTCGCCTGCCGCGTCAAGCCACAGGACGTGTGCCTGGTGCCCGAGCGGCGCGAAGAAGTCACGACCGAAGGCGGCCTCGACGTCGTGCGTTACTACAACGAGGTCGAGGCGGCCGTGAAGCAGCTGAAGGACGAGGGCATCCGCGTCTCGCTGTTCATCGATGCCGACGCGCGCCAGATCGAGGCGGCCGCCGCCGTCGGCGCAACCGTCATCGAGCTGCACACGGGCCGCTATGCGGAAGCCACGCCGGACGAAGTAGCGCACGAGCTCGAACGCATCCGCTTCGGCGCGCGTGAAGGCGTCCAGCGCGGCCTGCGCGTGAATGCCGGCCACGGCCTGCACTACACCAACGTCCAGCCGATCGCGGCTATCAAGGATCTGCACGAGCTGAACATCGGCCACGCCATTGTCGGCCACGCCTTGTTTGTGGGCTTTGAAAACGCCGTGCGCGAGATGAAGGCGATCATGGTCGCGGCGCGCCTGGGCACGGCCTATACGAGCGGGACCGAGCCGGCATGA
- a CDS encoding holo-ACP synthase, with protein sequence MIYGIGTDIVQISRVEAALARSGPRFAEKVLGPQELAKYHARSAKNAVRGLRFLATRFSAKEAFSKAIGTGIRMPMTWRSMQMLNAPSGKPVIVCSGALEEFMQQNRLSAQVSISDEADYGVAFVIVTQAPAPTA encoded by the coding sequence ATGATCTACGGCATCGGCACCGACATCGTCCAGATTTCGCGCGTGGAGGCAGCGCTGGCGCGCAGCGGCCCGCGCTTTGCCGAAAAAGTCCTCGGCCCGCAAGAGCTGGCCAAGTACCACGCCCGCAGCGCCAAGAATGCGGTGCGCGGGCTGCGTTTTTTGGCTACGAGGTTTTCGGCCAAGGAAGCGTTCTCGAAAGCCATCGGCACCGGGATCCGCATGCCGATGACCTGGCGATCGATGCAGATGCTCAATGCCCCGAGCGGCAAACCGGTGATCGTCTGCAGCGGCGCGCTCGAAGAATTCATGCAGCAGAACCGGCTCAGCGCCCAGGTGTCGATCAGCGACGAGGCCGATTACGGCGTCGCGTTCGTCATCGTCACCCAGGCCCCTGCGCCAACAGCCTGA